The proteins below come from a single Eucalyptus grandis isolate ANBG69807.140 chromosome 3, ASM1654582v1, whole genome shotgun sequence genomic window:
- the LOC104452891 gene encoding G-type lectin S-receptor-like serine/threonine-protein kinase At4g27290 isoform X2, producing MSYALDSISAGENITDGQTIVSAGRNFELGFFSPGSSKNRYVGIWYKKLSAGRVVWVANRENPLNDSSGVLKLTPQGVLTLLNRTDGVVWSSNVSRSGQDPIAQLLDSANFVVKEGNGNDLGDAIWQSFDHPCNSFLAGMKLGIDRAKGLDRYLTSWKSRDDPSPGDFTYRLNSSGYPQLILMNKSVVLSSSGPWNGIRFSGIPQLRTNPVFRFGFVFNQNEIYYYFNLLKSSVPSMVVLNENGIVQRFTWVDRTKSWFLYSSPQTDDCDTYASCGGNGNCNIASSPKCMCLTGFVPKDPSDWEFGDWSNGCVRRTELDCMGGDKFLKYTQVKLPDARQSWFNESMNLQECEQTCLRNCSCTAYSNLDIRGQGSGCLLWFGDLMDIRQVNENIQGIYVRMAASEVGSNFSGNPGARKSTGIIVGAVLSAVLLLGIAAVFTKYRRDGQIFGFSHQSRSEDLDLPMFDLTTLVNATGNFSEDNKLGEGGFGAVYKGVLKNGQEIAVKRLSENSRQGQVEFKNEVAYVAKLQHRNLIKILGCCIQVDEMMLIYEFLPNRSLDCFIFDQEKGVSLDWPRRFTIINGVALGLLYLHRDSRLRIIHRDVKAENILLDNEMNPKISDFGLARSFGGNESEANTKRVVGTFGYMSPEYAINGFYSVKSDVFSFGVLVLEIVSGKRNRGFNHPDKHLSLLGYAWTLSRDQKFMELVDPLIVSTFNPVEVLRSIRVALLCVQNNPHDRPEMSSVVMMLSSESTLPQPKRPGFFDETSASEASSSSDSRHKKYSANEITISHLLPR from the exons ATGAGCTATGCGCTGGACTCCATTTCAGCTGGCGAGAACATCACAGATGGCCAAACGATAGTCTCTGCCGGCAGGAACTTTGAGCTAGGATTCTTCAGCCCTGGCAGCTCCAAGAACCGGTATGTGGGCATATGGTACAAGAAGCTATCGGCCGGGAGGGTGGTTTGGGTCGCAAACCGAGAAAATCCCCTGAATGACTCTTCAGGAGTCCTAAAGCTCACTCCTCAGGGTGTACTGACTCTCCTGAACCGTACCGATGGGGTTGTTTGGTCCTCCAATGTGTCGAGATCAGGCCAGGATCCAATTGCGCAGCTTTTGGATTCCGCCAATTTCGTTGTAAAAGAAGGAAATGGCAATGACTTGGGTGATGCAATCTGGCAGAGTTTTGATCACCCTTGTAATTCGTTTTTGGCTGGCATGAAGCTTGGTATAGACCGAGCAAAAGGCCTGGACCGGTACTTGACCTCATGGAAAAGCAGGGATGACCCTTCACCGGGTGATTTCACATATAGGCTCAATTCTTCAGGATATCCGCAGCTGATCCTGATGAACAAATCAGTAGTGCTGTCCAGTTCGGGACCTTGGAACGGCATTCGGTTTAGCGGGATCCCTCAGTTGAGGACAAATCCAGTCTTTAGGTTTGGCTTCGTCTTCAACCAAAATGAAATTTACTATTACTTCAATCTTCTGAAAAGTTCCGTCCCGTCGATGGTGGTTTTAAATGAGAATGGTATCGTTCAGCGCTTCACTTGGGTAGACCGGACAAAGAGTTGGTTTCTGTATTCGTCTCCTCAAACAGATGACTGTGACACTTATGCATCATGTGGAGGGAATGGGAATTGCAACATTGCTAGCTCTCCAAAATGCATGTGCTTGACAGGGTTCGTGCCCAAAGACCCTAGCGATTGGGAATTTGGGGATTGGTCAAACGGGTGTGTCCGGAGGACCGAACTGGATTGTATGGGAGGAGATAAATTTCTGAAGTACACCCAAGTGAAGTTGCCCGACGCGAGGCAATCGTGGTTCAACGAGAGCATGAACCTTCAAGAATGCGAGCAAACATGCTTGAGGAACTGCTCGTGCACGGCTTATTCAAACCTGGATATCAGAGGGCAAGGAAGTGGATGTTTACTTTGGTTCGGTGATCTGATGGATATCAGACAGGTGAACGAGAACATCCAGGGTATTTACGTAAGGATGGCTGCATCAGAAGTTG GCAGCAATTTCAGTGGAAATCCTGGCGCAAGGAAAAGCACGGGCATCATTGTCGGCGCCGTGCTGTCTGCGGTGCTTCTTCTTGGCATCGCGGCTGTTTTCACAAAGTATAGGAGAGATG GACAAATCTTTGGATTCTCCCATCAAAGCCGTAGTGAAGATCTAGACTTACCTATGTTCGACCTCACAACCCTAGTGAACGCGACAGGTAACTTCTCTGAAGACAACAAACTCGGAGAGGGAGGCTTTGGAGCTGTCTATAAG GGTGTTCTGAAGAATGGCCAAGAAATTGCCGTGAAAAGGCTGTCGGAAAACTCTAGGCAGGGACAGGTCGAGTTCAAGAACGAAGTCGCTTACGTCGCAAAACTTCAACACCGAAACCTCATCAAGATTCTGGGATGCTGCATTCAAGTAGATGAAATGATGTTGATTTACGAGTTCTTGCCCAACCGAAGCTTGGATTGTTTCATTTTCG ACCAAGAGAAGGGTGTTTCCCTGGATTGGCCTAGGCGCTTCACTATCATCAATGGCGTAGCTTTGGGGCTCCTATATCTTCACCGAGACTCAAGATTAAGGATTATTCATAGAGATGTGAAAGCTGAAAACATCCTGCTCGACAATGAAATGAATCCAAAGATATCAGACTTTGGTTTGGCGAGGAGTTTCGGAGGTAATGAGAGCGAAGCAAATACAAAGAGAGTGGTGGGAACATT TGGTTACATGTCCCCAGAGTATGCCATCAACGGCTTTTATTCGGTAAAATCAGATGTCTTCAGTTTTGGCGTTTTAGTACTGGAAATCGTGAGTGGGAAAAGAAATCGAGGTTTCAATCATCCTGACAAGCATTTAAGCCTTCTCGGATAT GCCTGGACACTGTCAAGAGATCAAAAGTTCATGGAGCTTGTCGATCCATTGATTGTATCCACATTTAACCCTGTGGAAGTTTTACGATCCATCCGTGTGGCTTTGTTGTGTGTTCAAAATAACCCGCACGATAGACCGGAGATGTCATCTGTGGTTATGATGTTGAGCAGTGAGAGCACATTGCCTCAGCCTAAAAGGCCTGGTTTTTTTGACGAGACATCTGCATCCGAAGCAAGTTCTTCAAGCGACAGCAGGCATAAGAAATATTCGGCCAACGAAATAACTATTTCACATTTACTGCCTAGATGA
- the LOC104452891 gene encoding G-type lectin S-receptor-like serine/threonine-protein kinase At4g27290 isoform X1 — translation MESCLPILLHSLCFMSLVLQMSYALDSISAGENITDGQTIVSAGRNFELGFFSPGSSKNRYVGIWYKKLSAGRVVWVANRENPLNDSSGVLKLTPQGVLTLLNRTDGVVWSSNVSRSGQDPIAQLLDSANFVVKEGNGNDLGDAIWQSFDHPCNSFLAGMKLGIDRAKGLDRYLTSWKSRDDPSPGDFTYRLNSSGYPQLILMNKSVVLSSSGPWNGIRFSGIPQLRTNPVFRFGFVFNQNEIYYYFNLLKSSVPSMVVLNENGIVQRFTWVDRTKSWFLYSSPQTDDCDTYASCGGNGNCNIASSPKCMCLTGFVPKDPSDWEFGDWSNGCVRRTELDCMGGDKFLKYTQVKLPDARQSWFNESMNLQECEQTCLRNCSCTAYSNLDIRGQGSGCLLWFGDLMDIRQVNENIQGIYVRMAASEVGSNFSGNPGARKSTGIIVGAVLSAVLLLGIAAVFTKYRRDGQIFGFSHQSRSEDLDLPMFDLTTLVNATGNFSEDNKLGEGGFGAVYKGVLKNGQEIAVKRLSENSRQGQVEFKNEVAYVAKLQHRNLIKILGCCIQVDEMMLIYEFLPNRSLDCFIFDQEKGVSLDWPRRFTIINGVALGLLYLHRDSRLRIIHRDVKAENILLDNEMNPKISDFGLARSFGGNESEANTKRVVGTFGYMSPEYAINGFYSVKSDVFSFGVLVLEIVSGKRNRGFNHPDKHLSLLGYAWTLSRDQKFMELVDPLIVSTFNPVEVLRSIRVALLCVQNNPHDRPEMSSVVMMLSSESTLPQPKRPGFFDETSASEASSSSDSRHKKYSANEITISHLLPR, via the exons ATGGAATCCTGCCTTCCAATTCTTCTACATAGCTTGTGCTTCATGTCCCTTGTGTTGCAGATGAGCTATGCGCTGGACTCCATTTCAGCTGGCGAGAACATCACAGATGGCCAAACGATAGTCTCTGCCGGCAGGAACTTTGAGCTAGGATTCTTCAGCCCTGGCAGCTCCAAGAACCGGTATGTGGGCATATGGTACAAGAAGCTATCGGCCGGGAGGGTGGTTTGGGTCGCAAACCGAGAAAATCCCCTGAATGACTCTTCAGGAGTCCTAAAGCTCACTCCTCAGGGTGTACTGACTCTCCTGAACCGTACCGATGGGGTTGTTTGGTCCTCCAATGTGTCGAGATCAGGCCAGGATCCAATTGCGCAGCTTTTGGATTCCGCCAATTTCGTTGTAAAAGAAGGAAATGGCAATGACTTGGGTGATGCAATCTGGCAGAGTTTTGATCACCCTTGTAATTCGTTTTTGGCTGGCATGAAGCTTGGTATAGACCGAGCAAAAGGCCTGGACCGGTACTTGACCTCATGGAAAAGCAGGGATGACCCTTCACCGGGTGATTTCACATATAGGCTCAATTCTTCAGGATATCCGCAGCTGATCCTGATGAACAAATCAGTAGTGCTGTCCAGTTCGGGACCTTGGAACGGCATTCGGTTTAGCGGGATCCCTCAGTTGAGGACAAATCCAGTCTTTAGGTTTGGCTTCGTCTTCAACCAAAATGAAATTTACTATTACTTCAATCTTCTGAAAAGTTCCGTCCCGTCGATGGTGGTTTTAAATGAGAATGGTATCGTTCAGCGCTTCACTTGGGTAGACCGGACAAAGAGTTGGTTTCTGTATTCGTCTCCTCAAACAGATGACTGTGACACTTATGCATCATGTGGAGGGAATGGGAATTGCAACATTGCTAGCTCTCCAAAATGCATGTGCTTGACAGGGTTCGTGCCCAAAGACCCTAGCGATTGGGAATTTGGGGATTGGTCAAACGGGTGTGTCCGGAGGACCGAACTGGATTGTATGGGAGGAGATAAATTTCTGAAGTACACCCAAGTGAAGTTGCCCGACGCGAGGCAATCGTGGTTCAACGAGAGCATGAACCTTCAAGAATGCGAGCAAACATGCTTGAGGAACTGCTCGTGCACGGCTTATTCAAACCTGGATATCAGAGGGCAAGGAAGTGGATGTTTACTTTGGTTCGGTGATCTGATGGATATCAGACAGGTGAACGAGAACATCCAGGGTATTTACGTAAGGATGGCTGCATCAGAAGTTG GCAGCAATTTCAGTGGAAATCCTGGCGCAAGGAAAAGCACGGGCATCATTGTCGGCGCCGTGCTGTCTGCGGTGCTTCTTCTTGGCATCGCGGCTGTTTTCACAAAGTATAGGAGAGATG GACAAATCTTTGGATTCTCCCATCAAAGCCGTAGTGAAGATCTAGACTTACCTATGTTCGACCTCACAACCCTAGTGAACGCGACAGGTAACTTCTCTGAAGACAACAAACTCGGAGAGGGAGGCTTTGGAGCTGTCTATAAG GGTGTTCTGAAGAATGGCCAAGAAATTGCCGTGAAAAGGCTGTCGGAAAACTCTAGGCAGGGACAGGTCGAGTTCAAGAACGAAGTCGCTTACGTCGCAAAACTTCAACACCGAAACCTCATCAAGATTCTGGGATGCTGCATTCAAGTAGATGAAATGATGTTGATTTACGAGTTCTTGCCCAACCGAAGCTTGGATTGTTTCATTTTCG ACCAAGAGAAGGGTGTTTCCCTGGATTGGCCTAGGCGCTTCACTATCATCAATGGCGTAGCTTTGGGGCTCCTATATCTTCACCGAGACTCAAGATTAAGGATTATTCATAGAGATGTGAAAGCTGAAAACATCCTGCTCGACAATGAAATGAATCCAAAGATATCAGACTTTGGTTTGGCGAGGAGTTTCGGAGGTAATGAGAGCGAAGCAAATACAAAGAGAGTGGTGGGAACATT TGGTTACATGTCCCCAGAGTATGCCATCAACGGCTTTTATTCGGTAAAATCAGATGTCTTCAGTTTTGGCGTTTTAGTACTGGAAATCGTGAGTGGGAAAAGAAATCGAGGTTTCAATCATCCTGACAAGCATTTAAGCCTTCTCGGATAT GCCTGGACACTGTCAAGAGATCAAAAGTTCATGGAGCTTGTCGATCCATTGATTGTATCCACATTTAACCCTGTGGAAGTTTTACGATCCATCCGTGTGGCTTTGTTGTGTGTTCAAAATAACCCGCACGATAGACCGGAGATGTCATCTGTGGTTATGATGTTGAGCAGTGAGAGCACATTGCCTCAGCCTAAAAGGCCTGGTTTTTTTGACGAGACATCTGCATCCGAAGCAAGTTCTTCAAGCGACAGCAGGCATAAGAAATATTCGGCCAACGAAATAACTATTTCACATTTACTGCCTAGATGA
- the LOC104452893 gene encoding G-type lectin S-receptor-like serine/threonine-protein kinase At4g27290 isoform X1 — MESCFPILLCGLCFMSLVLQISYALDSISAGQNITDGQTIVSAGGNFELGFFSPSNSKNRYVGISYEKLSTGRVVWVANRENPLKDSSGVLKLTPEGVLILLNLTDGVVWSSNVSRLAQNPIAQLLDSANFVVKEENDNDLGNAIWQSFDHPCNSLLADMKLGKDREKGLDRYLTSWKSRDDPSPGDFTYRLDTSGYPQLILMNRSVVQSSSGPWNGIRFSGIPQLTQNAVFGFGLVFNQNEIYYYFNLLKSSVPSILVLNENGIVERFNWVDRTQGWILYSSPQTDDCDTYASCGGNGSCNIATSPKCMCLTGFVPKDPSNWEFGDWSNGCVRRTELDCPGGDKFLKYTQVKLPDTRQSWFNERMNLQECEQTCLRNCSCTAYSNLDIRGQGSGCLLWFGVLMDIRLVNDNVQEFYVRMAASEVGSSFSGNTGARKSTGIIVGTVLSAVLLLGIAAVFTKYRKDGQIFGFSHQSRSEDLDLPMFGLTTLVNATGNFSEDNKLGEGGFGAVYKGVLKNDQEIAVKRLSENSRQGQVEFKNEVAYIAKLQHRNLIKILGCCIQVDEMMLIYEFLPNRSLDCFIFDQERGVSLDWPRRFTIINGVALGLLYLHRDSRLRIIHRDLKAENILLDNEMNPKISDFGLARSFGGNESEANTKRVVGTFGYMSPEYAINGFYSVKSDVFSFGVLVLEIVSGKRNRGFNHPDKCLSLLGYAWTLSRDQKFMELVNPSIASAFNPVEVLRSIHVALLCVQNNPHDRPEMSSVVMMLNSESTLPQPKQPGFFYETSASEASSSSDSRHKKYSANEITISHLLPR; from the exons ATGGAGTCATGCTTTCCAATTCTTCTATGCGGCTTGTGCTTCATGTCCCTCGTGTTGCAGATAAGCTATGCCTTGGACTCCATATCAGCCGGCCAGAACATCACAGATGGTCAAACGATAGTCTCTGCCGGTGGGAACTTTGAGCTAGGATTCTTCAGCCCCAGCAACTCCAAGAACCGGTACGTGGGCATATCGTATGAGAAGCTATCAACTGGGAGGGTGGTTTGGGTCGCAAATCGTGAAAATCCCCTGAAAGACTCTTCAGGAGTCCTAAAGCTCACTCCTGAGGGTGTACTGATTCTCCTGAACCTTACCGATGGGGTCGTTTGGTCCTCCAATGTGTCGAGATTGGCCCAGAATCCGATTGCGCAGCTTTTGGATTCTGCCAATTTCgtagtaaaagaagaaaatgacaatgacTTGGGTAACGCAATCTGGCAGAGTTTTGATCACCCTTGTAATTCGCTTTTGGCTGACATGAAGCTTGGTAAAGACCGAGAAAAAGGCCTGGACCGGTACTTGACCTCATGGAAAAGCAGGGATGACCCTTCACCGGGTGATTTCACATATAGGCTCGATACTTCAGGATATCCGCAGCTGATCCTGATGAACAGATCAGTAGTGCAGTCCAGTTCGGGACCTTGGAACGGCATTCGGTTTAGCGGGATCCCTCAGTTGACGCAAAATGCAGTTTTTGGGTTTGGCTTAGTCTTCAACCAAAATGAAATTTACTATTACTTCAATCTTCTGAAAAGTTCTGTCCCGTCAATACTGGTTTTAAATGAGAATGGTATCGTTGAGCGCTTCAATTGGGTAGACCGGACACAGGGTTGGATTCTGTATTCGTCTCCTCAAACAGATGACTGTGACACTTATGCATCATGTGGAGGGAATGGGAGTTGCAACATTGCTACTTCTCCAAAATGCATGTGTTTGACAGGGTTCGTGCCCAAAGACCCTAGCAACTGGGAATTTGGGGATTGGTCAAACGGGTGTGTCCGGAGGACTGAACTGGATTGCCCGGGAGGAGATAAATTTCTGAAGTACACCCAAGTGAAGTTGCCTGACACGAGGCAATCGTGGTTCAACGAGAGAATGAACCTTCAAGAATGCGAGCAGACATGCTTGAGGAACTGCTCGTGCACAGCTTATTCAAACTTGGATATCAGAGGGCAAGGAAGTGGATGCTTACTTTGGTTCGGTGTCCTGATGGATATTAGACTGGTCAACGACAACGTCCAGGAGTTTTACGTAAGGATGGCTGCATCAGAAGTTG GCAGCAGTTTCAGCGGAAATACTGGCGCAAGGAAAAGCACGGGCATCATTGTCGGCACCGTGCTGTCTGCGGTGCTTCTTCTTGGTATCGCGGCTGTTTTCACGAAGTATAGGAAAGATG GACAAATCTTTGGATTCTCCCATCAAAGCCGTAGTGAAGATCTAGACTTACCTATGTTCGGCCTCACAACCCTAGTGAACGCGACAGGTAACTTCTCTGAAGACAACAAACTCGGAGAGGGAGGCTTTGGAGCTGTCTATAAG GGTGTTCTGaaaaatgaccaagaaattgCCGTGAAGAGGCTGTCGGAAAACTCTAGGCAGGGACAGGTCGAGTTCAAGAACGAAGTCGCTTACATCGCAAAACTTCAACACCGAAACCTCATCAAGATTCTGGGATGCTGCATTCAAGTAGATGAAATGATGTTGATCTATGAGTTCTTGCCCAACCGAAGCTTGGATTGTTTCATTTTCG ACCAAGAGAGGGGTGTTTCCCTGGATTGGCCTAGGCGCTTCACTATCATCAATGGCGTAGCTTTGGGGCTCCTATACCTTCACCGAGACTCAAGATTAAGGATTATTCATAGAGATCTGAAAGCTGAAAACATCCTGCTCGACAACGAAATGAATCCAAAGATATCAGACTTTGGTTTGGCGAGGAGTTTCGGAGGTAATGAGAGCGAAGCAAATACAAAGAGGGTGGTGGGAACATT TGGTTACATGTCCCCAGAGTATGCCATCAACGGCTTTTATTCGGTAAAATCAGATGTCTTCAGTTTTGGCGTTTTAGTACTGGAAATCGTGAGCGGGAAAAGAAATCGAGGTTTCAATCATCCTGACAAGTGTTTAAGCCTTCTCGGATAT GCCTGGACACTGTCAAGAGATCAAAAGTTCATGGAGCTCGTCAATCCATCGATTGCATCCGCATTTAACCCTGTGGAAGTTTTACGATCCATCCATGTGGCTTTGTTGTGTGTTCAAAATAATCCGCACGATAGACCGGAGATGTCATCTGTGGTTATGATGTTGAATAGTGAGAGCACATTGCCTCAGCCTAAACAGCCTGGTTTTTTTTACGAGACATCTGCATCCGAAGCAAGTTCTTCAAGCGACAGCAGGCATAAGAAATATTCAGCCAACGAAATAACTATTTCACATTTACTGCCTCGATGA
- the LOC104452893 gene encoding G-type lectin S-receptor-like serine/threonine-protein kinase At4g27290 isoform X2, with amino-acid sequence MQRMISYALDSISAGQNITDGQTIVSAGGNFELGFFSPSNSKNRYVGISYEKLSTGRVVWVANRENPLKDSSGVLKLTPEGVLILLNLTDGVVWSSNVSRLAQNPIAQLLDSANFVVKEENDNDLGNAIWQSFDHPCNSLLADMKLGKDREKGLDRYLTSWKSRDDPSPGDFTYRLDTSGYPQLILMNRSVVQSSSGPWNGIRFSGIPQLTQNAVFGFGLVFNQNEIYYYFNLLKSSVPSILVLNENGIVERFNWVDRTQGWILYSSPQTDDCDTYASCGGNGSCNIATSPKCMCLTGFVPKDPSNWEFGDWSNGCVRRTELDCPGGDKFLKYTQVKLPDTRQSWFNERMNLQECEQTCLRNCSCTAYSNLDIRGQGSGCLLWFGVLMDIRLVNDNVQEFYVRMAASEVGSSFSGNTGARKSTGIIVGTVLSAVLLLGIAAVFTKYRKDGQIFGFSHQSRSEDLDLPMFGLTTLVNATGNFSEDNKLGEGGFGAVYKGVLKNDQEIAVKRLSENSRQGQVEFKNEVAYIAKLQHRNLIKILGCCIQVDEMMLIYEFLPNRSLDCFIFDQERGVSLDWPRRFTIINGVALGLLYLHRDSRLRIIHRDLKAENILLDNEMNPKISDFGLARSFGGNESEANTKRVVGTFGYMSPEYAINGFYSVKSDVFSFGVLVLEIVSGKRNRGFNHPDKCLSLLGYAWTLSRDQKFMELVNPSIASAFNPVEVLRSIHVALLCVQNNPHDRPEMSSVVMMLNSESTLPQPKQPGFFYETSASEASSSSDSRHKKYSANEITISHLLPR; translated from the exons ATGCAGCGTATG ATAAGCTATGCCTTGGACTCCATATCAGCCGGCCAGAACATCACAGATGGTCAAACGATAGTCTCTGCCGGTGGGAACTTTGAGCTAGGATTCTTCAGCCCCAGCAACTCCAAGAACCGGTACGTGGGCATATCGTATGAGAAGCTATCAACTGGGAGGGTGGTTTGGGTCGCAAATCGTGAAAATCCCCTGAAAGACTCTTCAGGAGTCCTAAAGCTCACTCCTGAGGGTGTACTGATTCTCCTGAACCTTACCGATGGGGTCGTTTGGTCCTCCAATGTGTCGAGATTGGCCCAGAATCCGATTGCGCAGCTTTTGGATTCTGCCAATTTCgtagtaaaagaagaaaatgacaatgacTTGGGTAACGCAATCTGGCAGAGTTTTGATCACCCTTGTAATTCGCTTTTGGCTGACATGAAGCTTGGTAAAGACCGAGAAAAAGGCCTGGACCGGTACTTGACCTCATGGAAAAGCAGGGATGACCCTTCACCGGGTGATTTCACATATAGGCTCGATACTTCAGGATATCCGCAGCTGATCCTGATGAACAGATCAGTAGTGCAGTCCAGTTCGGGACCTTGGAACGGCATTCGGTTTAGCGGGATCCCTCAGTTGACGCAAAATGCAGTTTTTGGGTTTGGCTTAGTCTTCAACCAAAATGAAATTTACTATTACTTCAATCTTCTGAAAAGTTCTGTCCCGTCAATACTGGTTTTAAATGAGAATGGTATCGTTGAGCGCTTCAATTGGGTAGACCGGACACAGGGTTGGATTCTGTATTCGTCTCCTCAAACAGATGACTGTGACACTTATGCATCATGTGGAGGGAATGGGAGTTGCAACATTGCTACTTCTCCAAAATGCATGTGTTTGACAGGGTTCGTGCCCAAAGACCCTAGCAACTGGGAATTTGGGGATTGGTCAAACGGGTGTGTCCGGAGGACTGAACTGGATTGCCCGGGAGGAGATAAATTTCTGAAGTACACCCAAGTGAAGTTGCCTGACACGAGGCAATCGTGGTTCAACGAGAGAATGAACCTTCAAGAATGCGAGCAGACATGCTTGAGGAACTGCTCGTGCACAGCTTATTCAAACTTGGATATCAGAGGGCAAGGAAGTGGATGCTTACTTTGGTTCGGTGTCCTGATGGATATTAGACTGGTCAACGACAACGTCCAGGAGTTTTACGTAAGGATGGCTGCATCAGAAGTTG GCAGCAGTTTCAGCGGAAATACTGGCGCAAGGAAAAGCACGGGCATCATTGTCGGCACCGTGCTGTCTGCGGTGCTTCTTCTTGGTATCGCGGCTGTTTTCACGAAGTATAGGAAAGATG GACAAATCTTTGGATTCTCCCATCAAAGCCGTAGTGAAGATCTAGACTTACCTATGTTCGGCCTCACAACCCTAGTGAACGCGACAGGTAACTTCTCTGAAGACAACAAACTCGGAGAGGGAGGCTTTGGAGCTGTCTATAAG GGTGTTCTGaaaaatgaccaagaaattgCCGTGAAGAGGCTGTCGGAAAACTCTAGGCAGGGACAGGTCGAGTTCAAGAACGAAGTCGCTTACATCGCAAAACTTCAACACCGAAACCTCATCAAGATTCTGGGATGCTGCATTCAAGTAGATGAAATGATGTTGATCTATGAGTTCTTGCCCAACCGAAGCTTGGATTGTTTCATTTTCG ACCAAGAGAGGGGTGTTTCCCTGGATTGGCCTAGGCGCTTCACTATCATCAATGGCGTAGCTTTGGGGCTCCTATACCTTCACCGAGACTCAAGATTAAGGATTATTCATAGAGATCTGAAAGCTGAAAACATCCTGCTCGACAACGAAATGAATCCAAAGATATCAGACTTTGGTTTGGCGAGGAGTTTCGGAGGTAATGAGAGCGAAGCAAATACAAAGAGGGTGGTGGGAACATT TGGTTACATGTCCCCAGAGTATGCCATCAACGGCTTTTATTCGGTAAAATCAGATGTCTTCAGTTTTGGCGTTTTAGTACTGGAAATCGTGAGCGGGAAAAGAAATCGAGGTTTCAATCATCCTGACAAGTGTTTAAGCCTTCTCGGATAT GCCTGGACACTGTCAAGAGATCAAAAGTTCATGGAGCTCGTCAATCCATCGATTGCATCCGCATTTAACCCTGTGGAAGTTTTACGATCCATCCATGTGGCTTTGTTGTGTGTTCAAAATAATCCGCACGATAGACCGGAGATGTCATCTGTGGTTATGATGTTGAATAGTGAGAGCACATTGCCTCAGCCTAAACAGCCTGGTTTTTTTTACGAGACATCTGCATCCGAAGCAAGTTCTTCAAGCGACAGCAGGCATAAGAAATATTCAGCCAACGAAATAACTATTTCACATTTACTGCCTCGATGA